In Macadamia integrifolia cultivar HAES 741 chromosome 12, SCU_Mint_v3, whole genome shotgun sequence, the following are encoded in one genomic region:
- the LOC122057049 gene encoding cytochrome P450 71B34-like, which translates to MALLPILALLLLPLLSFLLLKGKSKNGKPFKLPPSPPSLPIIGNLHQIGALPYRTLAEMSKKYGHVMLVRLGMASVVVVSTPEMAKEVLKNQDANMCSRAPLAGPRKISYDFKDIAFTPYGEWWREIRKICTLELLSPKAVQSYLYVREEEIALMIDSITKASSDPVDISEKILSLTDAMICRIAFGKVYKGRGFDNGKFSEAVRDAMACLSNFSGEDFFPYFGRIIDIVTGHSARVDRAFRNLDNFFEKAIEDHLDLNRMKPEREDIIDVLLRLKEEQSSRIHITKEHIKGVLKDVFLASVDTSALSMVWAMTDLARHPSVMKKVQAEIRSHVGKKGKVQESDLEELDFFKAALKESWRLHPPSPMLIARETMCDCKLDGYDIPDKTRIHVNVFAVHKDPRYWKNPDDYMPERFIENPLDVRGQSYEYLPFSSGRRVCPGINMGVAIVELTVANLLYSFDWQLPKGMATEDINMEESFNLTLNKKTPLILVPTPYNWQEAF; encoded by the exons ATGGCGTTGCTTCCAATTCTTGCTCtgcttctccttcctcttctatcTTTCCTGCTTCTCAAAGGGAAGAGCAAAAATGGGAAGCCTTTCAAGCTTCCTCCTTCCCCTCCTAGCCTTCCCATCATAGGCAACTTGCATCAAATTGGTGCCTTGCCTTACCGCACATTAGCAGAGATGTCCAAGAAATATGGGCATGTCATGCTTGTTCGTCTAGGCATGGCTTCTGTGGTGGTTGTCTCAACACCAGAAATGGCAAAAGAGGTCTTGAAGAACCAAGATGCCAACATGTGTAGCAGAGCTCCTCTGGCCGGCCCTAGAAAGATCTCTTATGATTTCAAAGATATTGCTTTCACTCCCTATGGAGAGTGGTGGAGAGAGATTCGAAAGATTTGTACTTTGGAGCTTCTTAGCCCCAAAGCAGTTCAATCCTATCTATATGTGAGGGAAGAAGAGATTGCTCTTATGATTGATTCCATTACCAAAGCTTCTTCAGATCCTGTTGACATCTCTGAGAAGATACTGTCCCTCACAGATGCTATGATATGCAGAATTGCTTTTGGTAAGGTTTATAAAGGAAGAGGCTTTGATAATGGTAAATTCTCTGAAGCAGTTCGTGATGCCATGGCTTGCTTAAGTAATTTTTCTGGAGAGGATTTCTTCCCCTATTTTGGGCGAATCATTGACATAGTCACAGGACACTCTGCAAGGGTTGATAGGGCTTTCCGTAATTTGGATAATTTCTTTGAGAAAGCTATTGAGGATCACCTTGATCTCAATAGGATGAAGCCCGAGCGCGAAGACATCATCGATGTCTTGCTCCGATTGAAGGAGGAACAATCTAGTCGAATTCACATCACCAAGGAGCACATCAAAGGAGTTCTCAAG GATGTATTTCTTGCTTCAGTAGACACAAGTGCTCTTAGCATGGTGTGGGCAATGACAGATCTTGCAAGGCACCCTAGTGTGATGAAGAAAGTCCAAGCTGAGATCAGAAGTCATGTGGGTAAGAAGGGGAAGGTCCAAGAAAGTGATCTGGAAGAGCTTGATTTCTTCAAGGCAGCACTGAAGGAGAGTTGGAGGTTGCATCCACCTTCACCTATGTTAATTGCTAGAGAAACCATGTGTGATTGCAAGTTAGATGGTTATGACATCCCAGACAAAACAAGAATCCATGTTAATGTTTTTGCAGTCCACAAAGATCCTAGATACTGGAAGAACCCAGATGATTACATGCCAGAAAGATTTATAGAGAACCCTCTTGATGTGAGAGGACAAAGCTATGAGTATTTGCCCTTCTCATCAGGAAGAAGGGTTTGTCCTGGAATTAATATGGGAGTTGCAATTGTGGAGCTCACAGTGGCAAATCTTCTCTATAGTTTTGATTGGCAACTACCCAAAGGAATGGCAACTGAAGACATCAACATGGAGGAGTCATTTAATCTTACTCTCAACAAGAAGACACCTCTCATACTGGTTCCTACCCCCTACAACTGGCAGGAAGCCTTTTAA